One window from the genome of Salvia miltiorrhiza cultivar Shanhuang (shh) chromosome 7, IMPLAD_Smil_shh, whole genome shotgun sequence encodes:
- the LOC130994567 gene encoding uncharacterized protein LOC130994567 has translation MQRQSLGSPSSKLVKDEQLQSQSASSSASSSVGCGEECRQEEELKKLKPKSAMPHSYIHLIPLLTLLCFLILYLSSHNPSLNDLAEFNGVKPFSDTAENNISELQRILEIGKGDILAVRSLKNLKQEAKHRRLHRKIAHF, from the exons atGCAGAGGCAGTCGCTGGGTTCGCCGTCGTCGAAGCTGGTGAAAGATGAGCAGCTGCAATCCCAATCTGCTTCATCATCTGCATCATCAAGTGTTGGCTGCGGAGAGGAATGCCGGCAAGAAGAAGAGCTCAAAAAGCTCAAGCCCAAATCCGCCATGCCTCACTCCTACATTCACCTTATCCCTCTCCTCACCCTCCTCTGCTTCCTCATTCTCTATCTCTCCTCCCACAATCCCTCTCTAAACG ATTTGGCCGAGTTCAATGGCGTCAAGCCTTTTTCTGACACTGCTG AAAATAATATTTCGGAATTGCAACGGATATTGGAGATTGGGAAAGGCGATATATTGGCCGTACGGAGCTTGAAGAACTTAAAGCAGGAGGCCAAGCACCGGCGCCTCCACCGCAAAATCGCCCATTTTtag